One genomic region from Bacteroidetes Order II. bacterium encodes:
- a CDS encoding nucleoside deaminase — MNNPPDAQFMHEAIRLSEENVATGQGGPFGAVVVKEGKIIARGVNSVTRLHDPTAHAEVMAIREACSVLHTFQLTGCEIYSSCEPCPMCLGAIYWARPDALYFANSKEDAAAIQFDDQFIYEELARPLSERKLFTRQMLREEALEAFRKWAVSTAKIEY, encoded by the coding sequence ATGAACAACCCTCCTGACGCCCAATTTATGCACGAAGCCATCCGGTTATCGGAAGAGAACGTGGCTACTGGGCAAGGTGGGCCTTTTGGCGCGGTGGTCGTAAAAGAGGGAAAAATCATTGCCCGTGGCGTAAACAGTGTTACCCGACTTCATGACCCCACCGCCCATGCGGAAGTGATGGCGATTCGAGAGGCATGTAGTGTTTTACACACTTTTCAGCTTACGGGTTGCGAGATTTACAGCAGTTGTGAACCCTGTCCAATGTGTCTGGGTGCGATTTATTGGGCCAGACCAGATGCCTTGTATTTTGCCAACAGCAAAGAAGATGCCGCCGCCATTCAGTTCGACGATCAGTTTATCTACGAAGAGTTGGCACGTCCTTTAAGCGAACGCAAACTGTTTACCCGTCAGATGTTACGCGAAGAAGCCCTTGAAGCCTTCCGGAAATGGGCAGTCAGCACGGCCAAAATTGAGTATTGA